A stretch of DNA from Paracoccus methylovorus:
CGATTCCAGCGGGTGGCGGATCTCGCCGGGGGCGGGGCGCGCGGACAGGCGCGGGTCGTTTTCGTCAAGCCGGGGCTGGGGCGAGAAACGACCGCCGAAACGTTTTGCCATCGCCGCCCCCTTCAGCCCGCGCCCACGAAAGACGCATAGAGCGTCAAGCCCATCAACAGAAAGAAGGACAGGCGCTGCATCGCTTTCTGGGACATGGGCTTCCTTTCGGCGCATCATGCGGATTTATCGCAGGATATAGGACGTGGCGGGCGAGAACGGAAGAGCAGCCGGGTCAGGGGGCTCTGCCCCCCGCGCCTTATGTGCCCCTGAACGGGGCGCAAAAGGCGCTCCCCCCGGGATATTTGGGCACGAAAGAAACCGGGACCCGCAGAGCGGCTGGCAAAGCGAAAGGATGGAGCGGGTGATGGGAATCGAACCCACGTATTCAGCTTGGAAGGCTGCTGCTCTACCATTGAGCTACACCCGCGTTGCGCCTTTCTATAGGGTCTGGAAAGTCCTTGTGCAAGCGCCGCGCGCTTGACGGTTGCATGGAGGCGGGGCAAGCAGGTCGGCATGATCGATATCCGTCCCGTGGCCAATATCGTCGGCAAGGTCGTCGTCACGCTGGGGACGGCGATGGCGCTGCCCATGCTGGTCGATTGGTGGCATGGCGATGCGCATTGGCTGATCTTTCTGGAATGCGGGATTCTGACCGTGCTGGCGGGCAGTCTGGTGGCGCTGTCCACGCGGCAGAAAGACAAATCGCTGACGATCCAGCAGGTCTTTTTGCTGACCGCGCTGCTGTGGCTGGTGGTGCCGGTGGCCGGGGCGCTGCCCTTCATGCTGGGGGCGCCGCATGCGAGCTTTACCGACGCCTATTTCGAGGCCATGTCGGGTGTGACCACCACCGGGACCACGGCATTCCCCCAGCTTGACGGCCTGCCCAAGGGCACGAACCTGTGGCGGGCGTTCCTGAACTGGTCGGGAGGCCTGGGGATCATCGTTGTCGCCATGATTTTCCTGCCGGTGATGAAGGTCGGCGGCATGCAGTTCTTTCGTTCGGAAGGGTTCGACACACTGGGCAAGATCCTGCCGCGCGCCTTTGACATCGCGCGCGAGATGACGGGCGTATATTTTGCCATGACCGCAAGCTGCATGGTGGTCTATATCCTGCTTGGCATGAAGGGGTTCGATGCGCTGGTGCTGGCGCTGTCCACCTGCTCGACCGGGGGGTTTTCCAACTACGACGCCAGCTTTGCGCCTTTCATCGGGCCGGCCGAATATGCGGCGTCGTTTTTCATGATCCTGGCCTCGATCCCCTTCATCCGCATGGTGCAGCTGATCCGCGGTTCGGTCGAGCCGATCTGGCGCGACATTCAGGTCCGGGCCTATCTGCGCTGGACCTTTTACGCCGTCGCGGTGGTCGTGCTTTACCGGCTTTTATGGCTTGAAGCAAAAAACCCCTTCGATGTGATTCGCGAGACGACCTTCAACGTGATCTCGACCTTTTCGGGCACGGGTTTCGCCTCGACCGATGTGACGCAATGGGGGCATTTCCCCTTTGTCATCCTGATCGTGGTCGGGTTGATCGGCGGTTGCACCGGGTCGACCTCGTGTTCGGTCAAGGTGTTCCGCTATCTGGTGCTGTTGCAGGCGGTCAAGGCGCAGTTGCGGCGCATGCAGTCGCCGCATCGGGTGTTTCCGCTGCTTTACGACGGCCGGCCGCTGGGCGAGGACGTGGTCGATTCGGTCATGGCCTTTTTCACCCTGTTCATCCTGACCTTCGGCCTGCTGATCGTCGGTCTGGCGCTGACAGGGTTGCACCCGCGCACCGCGCTGACCGCAGCCTGGACCGCCATCGCCAATGTCGGCGTGGTCTGGGGACCTGAGTTGACGCCAGACGGGGCGGTGACGGATTTCCCCACCGCCTCGAAATGGCTGATGATCGGCGGCATGTATCTGGGCCGGCTGGAACTGATCTCGGTTCTGGTCCTGCTGCTGCCGCGGTTCTGGCGCGCCTAATCCTGCGCGGTTGCCGGAGCGATGGCGGGGGCGATGGCTGGGGCTTCGGGTTGTGCCTCGGTCGCGCCGGGGGCAAAGCGGGACAGGTTGTCCGAGATTTCCGCTGCCAGACGGTGCTGGTCCTCGGGGTCCGAGACCGGCCAGATCAGCACGAATCCCTGCACGCGCCCGTCCACGACACGGCCCTCGGCATGGCTGATATGGGTCTGATTGCGTCCGTCCAGCGTGATGGCGCCGCGCTCTACCTTGCGTTCCGGCGCCGGCACCCAGCCAAGCGCGGTGACAAGACCGGCAAGGTCCAGCATCTCTTGCTGGCCGCCGGGCTGCGAAAACAGGATCAGCGCCGCCCCCGAGCCGTTCCGGGGCCCATAGATCGACAATGCGCGTTCGGCGCGGTCGAATTGCAGCTTTTCCATGGGCGCGGGCAGCACAAGGCCGGTATGGCTGTCCTGAAGCTGGCTTAGCCCCATCTCGGCGCGCCATGCCTCGCGCCGCGCGATCAGTTCGGCCATGGCGGTCGCGGTATCGGGTGAGGCGCGCAGGCGTACGATTTCCTCGGCGATGGCGGCACGCGTCATTGGGCCGTCCTTGCCGTCGATGCCCCCTTGGTAATGCCCGGCCCAACGCAGGGCGCGCTGGATGTCCTCAAGCGGCGGCATGGCGACCGGTGCGGCATCCGGGGCCGGGGGGGCGCCAAGGTCCGGCACTTTGCCGATGATCGCGATCTCGCCCATGTCCTCGCCCGGGGTCAGGAAGGCGTCCTTGGGCACGGCGCCCGCGTCCTTGAATGCCTTAAGCCAAGCGTTGCCGGTGACCTGTTCCATCGGGCCAAAGGCGATGGCCAGCCTGCCGTTGGGCAGGGTCCAGAGCCCGGCCTCTGGCAGCGTCTCGCGCCATTTCGCCAAAATCTCTTCGGCCTTGGCGCGATCGGTGGTGGATTCGAGGCGCAGGAAGAACTGCTCCGGCCTCTCGGCAACGGCTTCGATGGGCTCAGGTTGTGCCGGCGCAATTTCCGAGGGAGCCTCTGCGTCCATCTGATCGTCATTTTCCCCCGGTGGTTGAGCGGCGCCTTGCGGGAAGGTCGAGGCATTGCCCATCGGCGCTTGCGGCGCGGGCGGGACGGAACCGGCGGCCGCGGTCCCAAGATGGGTCAATTCGCG
This window harbors:
- a CDS encoding TrkH family potassium uptake protein, producing the protein MIDIRPVANIVGKVVVTLGTAMALPMLVDWWHGDAHWLIFLECGILTVLAGSLVALSTRQKDKSLTIQQVFLLTALLWLVVPVAGALPFMLGAPHASFTDAYFEAMSGVTTTGTTAFPQLDGLPKGTNLWRAFLNWSGGLGIIVVAMIFLPVMKVGGMQFFRSEGFDTLGKILPRAFDIAREMTGVYFAMTASCMVVYILLGMKGFDALVLALSTCSTGGFSNYDASFAPFIGPAEYAASFFMILASIPFIRMVQLIRGSVEPIWRDIQVRAYLRWTFYAVAVVVLYRLLWLEAKNPFDVIRETTFNVISTFSGTGFASTDVTQWGHFPFVILIVVGLIGGCTGSTSCSVKVFRYLVLLQAVKAQLRRMQSPHRVFPLLYDGRPLGEDVVDSVMAFFTLFILTFGLLIVGLALTGLHPRTALTAAWTAIANVGVVWGPELTPDGAVTDFPTASKWLMIGGMYLGRLELISVLVLLLPRFWRA
- a CDS encoding peptidoglycan-binding domain-containing protein, with amino-acid sequence MRRFAFVIGTALPLAFVTAAQAEDVVIRIEAKRGSDAAHASAEGWSAQFPDVVTFPLTDGWVGIALGPMPRDEAAARLEQLKQERKVPGDSFLSAAEGRELTHLGTAAAGSVPPAPQAPMGNASTFPQGAAQPPGENDDQMDAEAPSEIAPAQPEPIEAVAERPEQFFLRLESTTDRAKAEEILAKWRETLPEAGLWTLPNGRLAIAFGPMEQVTGNAWLKAFKDAGAVPKDAFLTPGEDMGEIAIIGKVPDLGAPPAPDAAPVAMPPLEDIQRALRWAGHYQGGIDGKDGPMTRAAIAEEIVRLRASPDTATAMAELIARREAWRAEMGLSQLQDSHTGLVLPAPMEKLQFDRAERALSIYGPRNGSGAALILFSQPGGQQEMLDLAGLVTALGWVPAPERKVERGAITLDGRNQTHISHAEGRVVDGRVQGFVLIWPVSDPEDQHRLAAEISDNLSRFAPGATEAQPEAPAIAPAIAPATAQD